One window of the Rhizorhabdus dicambivorans genome contains the following:
- a CDS encoding chemotaxis protein CheA: MDDLLGDFVAETRETLEALSGEIVAWELAPDDRSRLDAIFRFVHTVKGSCGFLDLPRLEKLSHAAEDVLADCRGDRRRPDAALVSAVLGVIDRIAELTDAIESGAFISEADDVALIAALQPQADAPAAAPEPEAAPEPAPAPVASEADILAEALAAIAEVGEISIEEIDEAEPAIEPETAVAAPVAAPAAKAPATPSTGAQTPRAVARTIRLPVDLLDRMMAGVSDMVLARNELARRLREGGADSATDVSFERLSQCIAEMRDAITRTRMARVENLFTALPRMVRDISAELGKQVMLEVDGGDVELDREMIEMIRDPLTHIVRNAIDHGIETPEARAAAGKPVAGRLHVSARQVGNQILIEVIDDGRGIDADRLVAKAISAGILSQERAATLNWDRKLELIFEPGLSTAQAVTAISGRGVGMDVVRANVERIGGLVDIESRPGQGLRLTLRVPLTLTIIPALTISSGGQHFAIPRSAIDEIVRIGGEAVRMGELGGARIVFIRGSRLPVVSLNNVIGLVDQGEQTNLVVLKLSGGARYALAVDAVHDHEELVVKPAAPVVMACGIYGGTTLPDNSRPMLLLDVAGVAEKAGVRREEKAEAAAEDQEEERQESGAVPVLLFRDLDGIERGIPLALVERIEDCYAGSISNSAGRARLNIEGRLVPLVSCGAPIIEAKVRVLRMRDGLEELAYAIDSVIDIVPVSIQLQRSMIPGPVAGVMLVEERPVEFLDAFWLFAQGLGAEAKAEQRPVCLLSDEDPWTRQVLAPLVESAGYAVIYSEEEGAAAADLVIMADSSDHPAEVGAGAVLRLRQGMEERGGSPGSLWRYDRIGLAEELRRHWNKRSA, translated from the coding sequence ATGGACGATCTGCTCGGCGATTTCGTCGCGGAAACCCGCGAGACGCTGGAAGCCCTGTCTGGAGAGATCGTCGCCTGGGAGCTTGCGCCCGACGACCGGTCACGCCTCGATGCGATCTTCCGCTTCGTCCATACGGTGAAGGGAAGCTGCGGCTTTCTCGATCTGCCGCGACTGGAGAAGCTCAGCCACGCGGCCGAGGATGTCCTCGCCGATTGCCGTGGTGACCGCCGCCGCCCCGATGCCGCGCTGGTCAGCGCCGTGCTGGGCGTGATCGACCGGATCGCCGAACTGACCGACGCGATCGAGAGCGGCGCCTTCATCTCCGAAGCCGACGATGTCGCCCTGATCGCGGCGCTTCAGCCCCAGGCCGATGCGCCGGCCGCAGCGCCTGAGCCCGAAGCCGCGCCCGAACCCGCACCCGCCCCGGTCGCGTCCGAGGCGGACATCCTTGCCGAGGCCCTGGCCGCGATTGCGGAGGTGGGGGAAATATCGATCGAGGAGATCGACGAAGCCGAACCCGCGATCGAACCCGAAACGGCTGTCGCAGCACCCGTCGCCGCGCCCGCCGCCAAGGCACCCGCGACGCCCTCGACCGGCGCCCAGACGCCGCGCGCTGTCGCCCGCACCATCCGCCTGCCCGTCGACCTGCTCGACCGGATGATGGCGGGCGTGTCGGATATGGTGCTGGCGCGCAACGAGCTTGCCCGCCGCCTGCGCGAGGGCGGTGCCGATTCGGCGACCGACGTTTCGTTCGAGCGGCTGTCGCAGTGCATCGCCGAGATGCGGGACGCGATCACCCGCACCCGCATGGCGCGGGTCGAGAATCTGTTCACCGCGTTGCCGCGCATGGTCCGGGACATCTCGGCCGAACTCGGCAAGCAGGTGATGCTGGAGGTCGACGGCGGCGACGTCGAGCTCGATCGCGAGATGATCGAAATGATCCGCGATCCGCTGACCCATATCGTCCGCAACGCTATCGACCATGGTATCGAGACGCCGGAGGCGCGCGCCGCCGCCGGCAAGCCCGTCGCCGGCCGTCTCCATGTCAGCGCCCGCCAGGTCGGCAACCAGATCCTGATCGAGGTGATCGACGACGGCCGCGGCATCGATGCGGACCGGCTTGTCGCCAAGGCGATCAGCGCCGGTATCCTCAGCCAGGAGCGCGCCGCCACCCTCAACTGGGATCGCAAGCTGGAGCTGATCTTCGAGCCCGGCCTGTCGACCGCACAGGCGGTCACCGCCATTTCGGGACGCGGCGTCGGCATGGACGTGGTCCGCGCCAACGTCGAACGGATCGGCGGTCTCGTCGATATCGAGAGCCGACCGGGGCAGGGGCTTCGCCTCACCCTGCGCGTACCGCTTACCCTCACCATCATCCCCGCGCTCACCATCAGCAGCGGCGGCCAGCATTTCGCCATCCCCCGCTCGGCGATCGACGAGATCGTGCGGATCGGCGGCGAGGCGGTGCGGATGGGCGAACTGGGCGGCGCGAGGATCGTGTTCATCCGTGGCAGCCGGCTTCCGGTGGTATCGCTCAACAATGTGATCGGCCTTGTCGATCAGGGCGAGCAGACCAATCTCGTCGTGCTCAAGCTGTCCGGCGGCGCCCGCTATGCGCTCGCGGTCGATGCGGTGCACGACCATGAGGAACTGGTGGTCAAGCCCGCTGCGCCCGTGGTGATGGCCTGCGGAATCTACGGCGGCACGACCTTACCCGACAACAGCCGTCCGATGCTGCTGCTCGACGTCGCCGGCGTCGCCGAGAAGGCCGGCGTGCGCCGCGAGGAGAAGGCCGAGGCGGCTGCCGAGGACCAGGAGGAGGAGCGGCAGGAAAGCGGCGCGGTGCCGGTGCTGCTGTTCCGCGATCTCGACGGGATCGAGCGCGGCATTCCCCTCGCGCTCGTGGAGCGGATCGAGGATTGCTACGCCGGATCGATCAGCAACAGCGCCGGCCGGGCCCGGCTCAACATCGAGGGGCGGCTGGTGCCGCTGGTCTCCTGTGGCGCGCCGATCATCGAGGCCAAGGTCCGTGTGCTGCGCATGCGCGACGGGCTCGAGGAGCTGGCCTATGCGATCGACAGCGTCATCGACATCGTTCCGGTCTCGATCCAGCTTCAACGCAGCATGATTCCGGGCCCCGTGGCCGGAGTGATGCTTGTGGAGGAACGCCCGGTCGAATTCCTCGACGCCTTCTGGCTGTTCGCTCAGGGCCTCGGTGCCGAGGCCAAGGCCGAGCAGCGCCCGGTCTGCCTGCTGTCGGATGAGGACCCCTGGACCCGCCAGGTGCTGGCGCCGCTGGTGGAGAGCGCCGGCTATGCCGTCATCTATTCCGAAGAGGAGGGAGCGGCTGCCGCCGATCTGGTGATCATGGCCGACAGCTCCGACCATCCGGCGGAGGTCGGCGCGGGGGCGGTGCTGCGGCTGCGGCAGGGCATGGAGGAGCGCGGCGGTTCGCCGGGCAGTCTGTGGCGTTATGACCGTATCGGCCTGGCGGAGGAACTGCGTCGCCACTGGAACAAGCGGAGCGCCTGA
- a CDS encoding RluA family pseudouridine synthase has product MTGGKSTLHAVVPLEAEGWRLDRALAAALPTLSRERLKSLISSGQVSNAEGALARDPAMKVAPGAHFAVVVPDPAPAHNEAQDIPLNVVFEDEHLIVIDKPAGLVVHPAAGNLDGTLVNALLHHCRGSLSGIGGVERPGIVHRIDKDTSGLMVAAKTDPAHVGLAAQFAKHSIDRRYRAFVAGSPRLAEGTVDAPLARSASDRKKIAIVKDGRGKRAVTHYSVLQRFRNAALVECRLETGRTHQVRVHMASLGHPLLGDPVYGRPRPEHRDMLNRLNFKRQALHAARLGFIHPVTSAALCFDSEIPQDMQDLFSELKN; this is encoded by the coding sequence ATGACCGGGGGGAAATCGACCTTGCACGCCGTCGTGCCACTGGAAGCCGAAGGATGGCGCCTCGATCGCGCCCTCGCCGCCGCGCTTCCCACCCTCTCGCGCGAGCGGCTGAAGTCGCTGATCTCCTCCGGCCAGGTGAGCAATGCCGAAGGCGCGCTGGCCCGCGATCCGGCGATGAAGGTGGCGCCGGGCGCCCATTTCGCGGTGGTCGTGCCTGATCCTGCCCCGGCTCATAACGAGGCCCAGGACATCCCGCTGAACGTCGTGTTCGAAGACGAGCACCTGATCGTGATCGACAAGCCCGCCGGGCTGGTCGTCCACCCCGCCGCCGGCAATCTTGACGGAACGCTGGTCAACGCCCTGCTCCATCATTGCCGGGGCAGCCTGTCGGGGATCGGCGGGGTCGAGCGCCCCGGCATCGTCCATCGCATCGACAAGGACACGTCGGGGCTGATGGTCGCCGCCAAGACCGATCCCGCGCATGTCGGCCTCGCCGCGCAGTTCGCCAAGCACAGCATCGACCGTCGCTACCGGGCATTCGTCGCGGGCTCCCCACGGCTTGCCGAGGGCACGGTCGACGCGCCGCTCGCCCGTTCGGCCAGCGATCGCAAGAAGATCGCCATCGTGAAGGACGGGCGCGGCAAGCGCGCGGTGACCCATTACAGCGTTCTCCAGCGCTTCCGGAATGCAGCGCTGGTCGAATGCCGGCTGGAAACCGGGCGAACCCATCAGGTGCGTGTGCATATGGCGTCGCTGGGCCATCCGCTGCTCGGCGACCCGGTCTATGGCCGGCCCCGGCCGGAACATCGCGATATGCTCAACCGTTTGAATTTCAAGCGCCAGGCGCTTCACGCCGCTCGATTGGGGTTCATCCATCCGGTGACAAGCGCGGCTTTATGTTTCGATAGCGAAATTCCACAGGATATGCAGGATTTGTTCAGCGAACTGAAAAATTAG
- a CDS encoding Mov34/MPN/PAD-1 family protein: MVLTISRAAIDEILRAAAASPDAEICGLLLGGPGEVTEVRPCANVAADPADSFEIDPMALIAAHKAARNGGPSLVGHYHSHPRGPASPSARDAAMAEPGSYWIIIGDGEARCWRARADGRFDPVNLSDHRNP, encoded by the coding sequence ATGGTGCTGACGATATCAAGAGCGGCGATCGACGAAATATTGCGGGCGGCCGCCGCGAGCCCGGACGCGGAAATCTGCGGCTTGTTGCTGGGCGGGCCGGGCGAAGTCACCGAGGTGAGGCCCTGCGCCAATGTTGCCGCCGATCCGGCGGACAGTTTCGAGATCGACCCCATGGCGCTGATCGCCGCGCACAAGGCCGCGCGGAACGGTGGGCCGTCGCTTGTCGGCCATTATCATTCCCACCCGCGCGGGCCGGCCTCGCCCTCGGCGCGCGATGCCGCGATGGCCGAGCCCGGGAGCTACTGGATCATCATAGGCGACGGCGAGGCGCGGTGCTGGCGCGCGCGGGCCGACGGCCGTTTCGATCCCGTCAACCTCTCGGACCACCGCAATCCTTGA
- the rpoH gene encoding RNA polymerase sigma factor RpoH: MASGKNVPATIPALSGEQSLNRYLAEIRKFPLLKPEEEYMLAKRFQEHGDPEAATRLVTSHLRLVAKIAMGYRGYGLPASELISEGNIGLMQGVKKFEPDRGFRLATYAMWWIKASIQEYILRSWSLVKMGTTAAQKKLFFNLRRMKSQLEAFEDGDLKPEDLKKIATDLGVSEEEVTNMNRRMSMGGDASLNVSMHEDGEGQWQDMLVDNGPLQDERLADAEEKSVRHNMLNEALAALNDREKHILVERRLVDEPKTLEELSQVYGVSRERVRQIEVRAFDKLQKAMMRIAGEKRLLPAM; encoded by the coding sequence ATGGCAAGCGGAAAGAACGTGCCAGCCACGATTCCCGCACTGAGCGGGGAGCAAAGCCTCAACCGCTATCTGGCCGAGATCCGGAAATTTCCTCTTCTGAAGCCGGAAGAGGAATATATGCTCGCTAAGCGCTTCCAGGAGCATGGCGATCCCGAGGCGGCCACCCGGCTCGTCACCTCGCACCTGCGCCTCGTCGCCAAGATCGCGATGGGCTATCGCGGTTATGGTCTGCCAGCGAGCGAGCTGATCTCGGAAGGAAATATCGGCCTGATGCAGGGCGTGAAGAAGTTCGAGCCCGATCGCGGCTTCCGCCTCGCCACCTATGCGATGTGGTGGATCAAGGCTTCGATCCAGGAATATATCCTGCGGTCGTGGAGCTTGGTGAAGATGGGCACGACCGCCGCGCAGAAGAAGCTGTTCTTCAACCTGCGCCGGATGAAGTCGCAGCTCGAAGCGTTCGAGGATGGCGACCTCAAGCCCGAGGACCTGAAGAAGATCGCAACCGACCTCGGCGTGTCCGAGGAGGAAGTGACCAACATGAACCGTCGCATGAGCATGGGCGGCGACGCCTCGCTCAATGTGTCGATGCATGAGGACGGCGAGGGCCAGTGGCAGGACATGCTGGTCGACAACGGCCCGCTGCAGGATGAGCGCCTGGCGGATGCGGAGGAAAAGTCGGTCCGTCACAACATGCTCAACGAGGCGCTCGCCGCGCTCAACGACCGCGAGAAGCATATCCTGGTCGAACGGCGGCTGGTCGACGAGCCCAAGACGCTCGAGGAACTGAGCCAGGTCTATGGTGTCAGCCGCGAACGCGTCCGCCAGATCGAGGTTCGCGCCTTCGACAAGCTGCAGAAGGCGATGATGCGCATCGCCGGCGAGAAGCGGCTGCTGCCGGCGATGTGA
- the mtgA gene encoding monofunctional biosynthetic peptidoglycan transglycosylase: MAQQTLARRALRWTIRALLVFLIGSILWVGLYRFVPPPVTATMLANAIDGRGITKDWMPLDEMSPNMARAAIAAEDGNFCTHHGFDFKAIQKAMESNFQGDRRIRGGSTISQQTAKNAFLWQNGGYLRKGLEAWFTVLIELLWPKQRIMEVYLNIAETGIGTYGANAGAMRYFRHDAARLTRAEAARIAAVLPLPKKREAISPSGFTRRYGDRIARRIGQVQRYGQDSCLK; encoded by the coding sequence ATGGCTCAACAGACCCTTGCCCGCCGCGCCCTCCGCTGGACGATCCGCGCGCTCCTCGTTTTCCTGATCGGCTCGATCCTCTGGGTGGGGCTGTATCGCTTCGTGCCGCCGCCAGTGACGGCTACGATGCTCGCCAATGCGATCGACGGGCGCGGCATCACCAAGGACTGGATGCCGCTGGACGAGATGTCCCCGAACATGGCGCGCGCCGCGATCGCCGCCGAGGACGGCAATTTCTGCACCCATCACGGCTTCGACTTCAAGGCGATCCAGAAGGCGATGGAGAGCAATTTCCAGGGCGACCGGCGCATCCGCGGCGGCTCGACGATCAGCCAGCAGACAGCCAAGAACGCCTTCCTGTGGCAGAATGGCGGCTATTTGCGCAAAGGTCTGGAGGCCTGGTTCACCGTCCTGATCGAATTGCTCTGGCCCAAGCAGCGGATCATGGAAGTCTATCTCAACATCGCGGAGACGGGGATCGGCACCTATGGCGCCAATGCCGGAGCGATGCGCTATTTCCGCCACGACGCCGCACGCCTGACGCGGGCCGAAGCGGCACGGATCGCCGCGGTGCTGCCCCTGCCCAAGAAGCGCGAGGCGATCTCGCCCTCCGGCTTCACCCGCCGCTATGGCGACCGTATCGCCCGGCGAATCGGCCAGGTGCAGCGCTATGGGCAGGACAGCTGCTTGAAATAG
- a CDS encoding response regulator, whose translation MKTCLIVDDSKVIRKVARHILEALNFNVEEAGDGREALDRCEAGNLPDVILLDWNMPVMSGMEFLRSLGASGFDNRPKVVFCTTENDVAHIRAAIDAGADEYMMKPFDRETLESKLQLVGVA comes from the coding sequence ATGAAGACCTGCCTGATAGTTGACGATTCCAAGGTGATCCGAAAGGTCGCCCGTCACATATTGGAAGCGCTCAACTTCAACGTCGAGGAAGCCGGGGACGGGCGCGAAGCGCTCGATCGCTGCGAGGCGGGCAACCTGCCCGACGTGATCCTGCTAGACTGGAACATGCCGGTGATGAGCGGGATGGAGTTCCTGCGCTCGCTGGGCGCATCGGGCTTCGACAATCGGCCCAAGGTCGTCTTCTGCACCACCGAGAACGATGTCGCCCATATCCGCGCCGCGATCGACGCGGGCGCCGACGAATATATGATGAAGCCGTTCGATCGCGAGACGCTGGAGAGCAAACTGCAACTGGTCGGCGTGGCCTGA
- a CDS encoding histidine phosphotransferase family protein encodes MVNRSAEFASLLCSRLCHDLLSPVGALGNGLELLADETDPEMRERCMELLADSARATANRLKFFRLAFGSAGGFAEMVDTREAKAAIEGLHGDGKIRLGWMVEAPALPKAAIKVLLNLALIAGDALVRGGQLDIGAEGGEVVIRAEGPRLILDPEIRNALLGEVDPDFLSPRTSAAWLVHMLVSEAGGSVQASQPEDGVLMIGATLPS; translated from the coding sequence ATGGTCAATCGCTCGGCCGAGTTTGCGAGCCTGCTCTGTTCGCGGCTGTGCCATGATCTGCTCTCGCCGGTCGGCGCGCTCGGCAATGGGCTGGAACTGCTCGCGGACGAGACTGATCCCGAGATGCGCGAGCGCTGCATGGAATTGCTGGCGGACAGCGCGCGGGCGACCGCCAATCGGCTCAAATTCTTCCGTCTCGCGTTCGGGTCTGCGGGCGGATTCGCCGAAATGGTCGATACGCGAGAGGCGAAGGCCGCGATCGAAGGCTTGCATGGCGACGGCAAGATCCGGCTCGGCTGGATGGTCGAGGCCCCGGCGCTGCCCAAGGCCGCGATCAAGGTATTGCTGAACCTCGCGCTGATCGCGGGCGACGCGCTGGTGCGCGGCGGCCAGCTTGATATCGGCGCCGAAGGGGGCGAGGTCGTGATCCGTGCCGAGGGGCCGCGGCTGATCCTCGATCCCGAAATCCGGAACGCGCTGCTGGGCGAGGTTGACCCCGATTTCCTCAGCCCGCGCACCTCGGCTGCATGGCTTGTGCATATGCTGGTCAGCGAGGCGGGCGGCTCGGTGCAGGCGTCGCAGCCCGAGGATGGCGTGCTGATGATCGGGGCGACGCTGCCGTCATAA
- a CDS encoding chemotaxis protein CheW: MHDLYLIVEIAGQRAALPAAFVESVVEVDEIAPVPCAPAHVFGLFALRSRVLTVIDTMAALGGDRSEPGEKQAVIVHVDGHLYGLLVDDVDDVIAMDGVPSQPRALLSNGWARYSKGVLEHDGEPLLLIDVAAMIAGPLELAA, encoded by the coding sequence ATGCACGATCTCTATCTTATCGTCGAAATCGCCGGCCAGCGCGCCGCGTTGCCGGCCGCCTTCGTCGAATCGGTCGTCGAGGTCGACGAGATCGCGCCGGTGCCGTGCGCGCCCGCCCATGTCTTCGGCCTGTTCGCGCTGCGCAGCCGGGTGCTCACCGTGATCGATACGATGGCGGCGCTGGGCGGCGACCGCAGCGAGCCCGGCGAGAAGCAGGCCGTGATCGTCCATGTCGATGGCCATCTTTACGGACTGCTCGTCGATGATGTCGACGACGTGATCGCGATGGACGGGGTGCCGAGCCAGCCTCGTGCGCTGCTTTCCAACGGTTGGGCGCGCTATTCCAAAGGCGTTCTCGAGCATGACGGGGAGCCGCTGCTGCTGATCGATGTCGCGGCGATGATTGCCGGCCCGCTGGAACTGGCGGCCTGA